In bacterium, the sequence GCCAGCGAAACGGCATAGTCAATCACATAGGGGGCCGCCGGAACGCGCCGGACCAAATCCTGAAACGAGAGAATCTGCTCGCTATTGAGCACCTTTTCCAGAACCGGAACGTAGTCTGAGGTGGTCTGGGAGACAATCTCCTTCTCTTCCTCGAAATTGGGGTAGTCCACGTCGATCTCGAACATGAAGCGATCGAGCTGGGCCTCTGGCAGGGGGTAGGTCCCCTCGGCCTCGACCGGGTTCTGGGTGGCGAGGACGAAAAACGGCCGCTGGAGCTCATGGGTCGTTCCGCCGGCCGTGACGCGGTACTCCTGCATCGCCTGCAGCAGCGCCGCCTGCGTCTTGGGCGGGGTGCGGTTGATCTCATCCGCCAGCAGGATCTGGCTGAACAGCGGCCCCTGGATGAAGCGGAAGGCGCGCTTTCCCTCGAGCGTTTCATCGAGAACGTCCGTCCCCGTAATGTCCGATGGCATGAGGTCGGGAGTAAATTGTATCCGGCTGAACTGCAGTTGGAGCACTTCCGACAAGGTGCGGATCAGAAGGGTCTTGGCCAGCCCCGGCACGCCGACCAGCAGGCAGTGTCCCCGCGAGAGCAACGCCACCATGATCAGTTCGAGAACATCTTTCTGACCGATGATGACCTTGTGGATTTCCTCGAGCGCGCGCGCGCGCTTGAGACCAACATCGCGCGCGCGCGCGATGTCCGCCTCGTCCAGAATTTCTGCCTTCGAATCGTTCAGGTTTTCAGTCATCGTGCCTCTCTCGTGTCAGGGGGGAAATCAGTTCCGCAAGCTTTGAAATACTTTCCTCTCCTGCTCCGCCTCTTTTTTCCTGCCTTCCCGGGCATAAATGAAAGCCAGGCGCTCGTGGGGGAGCGGATGGAACGGATTGATCTGAATGGCTTCCTTCCAGGCATCCCGGGCGGCCGGAAAATCCTTCCGCATCTCGTGGGCGATCCCCAGATGAATGTATGTCGCCCCGCCATCGGGATCGATCCGCCGGGCGCGCAAAATGTACGGAAGCGCCTCATCGGGCGCCTCGAGGCGGAGTGCGACGCGCGCCAGCCGGTTCAGGAGAACCGGCGAGTTCGGCTCATCCTCCAGCGCGCGGCCATACTCTGTCCAGGCCGCCCGCAGGCGCCCTCCGAAGAGGAGGCGATCGCCCAGGCGCATCCGCCGCCGCGCGGTGGCACTCTGGAGCGCCGCCATCTCGCTGGCGCTCTCATCCACCGGGCCGGTGGGCTTGAGCAGAAACTGGTGGACCTGGACGCCGGCCGGGACTTTTAGCGGCATATTTTCGAGATCCTTCCGCCAGATTTTCTCGAATCCCGCCAACCCAACCCGGAAAAGTGCATGCAGGCCGCTCTCGGCGCTCTGGGCCGCGCCGCTGGATTCAAGTTCGACCAGGCTGCCTCTGCCAGCCTGACCAGGAGGAGACGCGGCCTTGGGCTTCTCGTCCCGAATCGCGCGCAGGAGGCGGGCCAGGCCCCGGGGCCCGATGCGCCGCTCGATGAAATCGGCTGCTGTCGCCGCCTCGGCGTAGGCGAGCTGCACCTGGGCGGAGGATTCGAGGTAGATCAGGCTGGGTTCCATCTTCTTGAAGGGGATGTACGTCCCTCGCTCCCGGGCCCCGGCGAGGAGCATGCGCTCTGAGGGCGTCAGGTAATGATCATCGCTCTTGCGCCATTTCTTCTCGAGATAATGCGCGATTCCCTCGTGCAGCCAGATCGGCGCCCGGTTGTGGGTGGCCCGCACGATGAGGTAGTGGACATACTCGTGCACCGCCGTGTCGAGCCAGCGGTAGCCCCGGATGAGGGCGCCCGGCGAAATCATCATCAGCTTGTTGAATTTGGAGATGCCGACCGCACCTTTGACCTCAATGTCTCGCCGGGAGAGGGTCGAGGCCTTGTGGAAGCGGACGGGGTCGGAAAAAATTTCGATCCGGACAACATCGTCGCCAGAGACGCCCAGCTTTTTCGGGAAAATCTCATGGGCCGCCTCGAGCGCCTCGGCCAGATAGGGGACGAGAATGGCGTCCACCCCCGGATCGTGGTGAATCTCGAAATGGGCCGTCCGGTGCACATTGAATCCGGCCACCGCCGATTGCGTCTGACGCACATGAAGGCGAAGCTCGAGCCATTCCCGGTCGCCGGGCCTTTTCCGCAGCGCGAGGTTCAGCAGCTCGATCGATTTTTGATAGCGCCCCTCCAGATACGCCGCTGTTCCCTCGAGCGCATCCCACTCCGGCGCCCCCGGATTCTCCACCCGAAGGTCCTCGAGCACGCGGCGCGCCGCAGCCACATCCCACGCGCGAAGATGGGCGATCACCCGGTCGTAGCCCGCGGGCCGGGCGACCTTGTCCTTGGGCTGAAGAAAAGATTTCGAATCCTGGTGCGCAGGAGTCCCCGGGACGCCGG encodes:
- a CDS encoding AAA family ATPase, giving the protein MTENLNDSKAEILDEADIARARDVGLKRARALEEIHKVIIGQKDVLELIMVALLSRGHCLLVGVPGLAKTLLIRTLSEVLQLQFSRIQFTPDLMPSDITGTDVLDETLEGKRAFRFIQGPLFSQILLADEINRTPPKTQAALLQAMQEYRVTAGGTTHELQRPFFVLATQNPVEAEGTYPLPEAQLDRFMFEIDVDYPNFEEEKEIVSQTTSDYVPVLEKVLNSEQILSFQDLVRRVPAAPYVIDYAVSLA
- a CDS encoding tetratricopeptide repeat protein, whose protein sequence is MMKRVAVFLMAAGFLLAGVPGTPAHQDSKSFLQPKDKVARPAGYDRVIAHLRAWDVAAARRVLEDLRVENPGAPEWDALEGTAAYLEGRYQKSIELLNLALRKRPGDREWLELRLHVRQTQSAVAGFNVHRTAHFEIHHDPGVDAILVPYLAEALEAAHEIFPKKLGVSGDDVVRIEIFSDPVRFHKASTLSRRDIEVKGAVGISKFNKLMMISPGALIRGYRWLDTAVHEYVHYLIVRATHNRAPIWLHEGIAHYLEKKWRKSDDHYLTPSERMLLAGARERGTYIPFKKMEPSLIYLESSAQVQLAYAEAATAADFIERRIGPRGLARLLRAIRDEKPKAASPPGQAGRGSLVELESSGAAQSAESGLHALFRVGLAGFEKIWRKDLENMPLKVPAGVQVHQFLLKPTGPVDESASEMAALQSATARRRMRLGDRLLFGGRLRAAWTEYGRALEDEPNSPVLLNRLARVALRLEAPDEALPYILRARRIDPDGGATYIHLGIAHEMRKDFPAARDAWKEAIQINPFHPLPHERLAFIYAREGRKKEAEQERKVFQSLRN